GTCTGTCTCCTTAGTTTGATCGGGTTCTCCTTTTCTACTTTCAGGACTATTTTTGGCTCATATTTAGAGAGAAAtatttcaagcagcactgtatatgAAGGTACTAAGAAACCTGAGGGCTGTCAGTGACGTCTGTCCTcagactgtgtgtctctgtgagtgtgtgacagtcAAACTTCAGCAAACTTCTTCTGCCTCCAAATCCTAAAACATGATGAAAGTGTTTCTGTTGCTCCTCTTCTGCCACACTGCTTCTTCAGGTGAGATCACTTCAATGATGAATCACTTATTTTGATATAATCTCTATCTTACATCTCAAActgttacattgtgttgttctcTTCTGTGTTAAAATCTCAATGTGCACATGTTTGCACGAAAGTTGTACAAGAGTGTCGAGGAATTCATTCATGGCAACCATTGGCTGCTAAATAATCCTGTGCAACTAAAATCAcattaatgtgtgtttaaatcATTTAACTGATGAAAATGTTCATAAACTTGCCGGGGTTTGTTGGTGTTGTCATGGTAGATGGAGTTGAGGTGGCTTACTGTGACAGCATGATCtacagaacagaagaagaacaggcagagagtggaggagagcaaGGTCCTTAAGAGcaggcaggagaggagcagatTGAATGCAGGTGAGTCCACTCAGCTGGGTGCTCTgcccagcagccacagcagcctcaTCAGGGCACCTGTGGAGAAACCAGGTGTCTCACCACAGCTGGTTTATGGATTTATTTGCTCATGTGTggactgtttttctgtgtagctgtgttttgttcttcctctttgaCCAGGACTCCCTTGAAAAAGAGGCTCTAAATCTCAATGGGATTTTTCCAggttaaatgaaaataaagacatAACAAGCCACACAGAGCctgctctgactctgacctaACAGTGACATCTGCAGGATTTCAAAAATCATTGCAGGCAACCTGAATAAGGAATGTGGAGAGAGAATGAACTTGTCACATCACAGCGGACATGGAAGCGTTCGGAGCAGCTGCTTCAAGCCAAAGCCTTCTGGAGACACCACTTAAGATGGTGCACCTCTGGAGGAAGGTCTGTCGGCTTTGGGAAACTGTTCAGGCCGAGTTAGACCTGGTGGACAACCTGCCGTCACCTCCCACAGCCCATGAGGAGATGTGGCAGTTGGTTAACCGCAGGGTTGTCCTGCTCCAGGAGCTGGGGGAGATGTGGAAATGGAAAGAGGTAATCAGAACAGGGATGACCCAAGCACATCTCCCGCCACTGTTCCCGAAACCTACCAGCTGCCAACAAAGACGACGTTGTCACTTCAGGCGCCGTCCTCGGGCTGGCTCCAGATGTCATCATCACTTCAGGCGCCGCCCGAGGACGGGCTCCAGATGAGGTCATCCTCtccttgtgcattgtcttgtgttttacttccgtaatcacctgccctgccctaatgtgtgccacatGTGCCtcgtcttccctggtccctttgtatatagtctgtgtcctcccctctgtcattgctagttcgtcttgtcaggtgtagggtttgtttctaagtcttgtccatgccatgccttgttccttgtgtgttgtgtgttcttgggcaagacacttcaccctagcctgtggcgcgccttgctagtcattgtatgacactgcttggcagcagccataaagaatttccctctggaattaataaagtatctaaaataaaaaaaaaaataaaaaataaaaaaaaatgccatgtacttctgcctgacctcagcGTGCTCCAGGTAGTAGCCTTGTTCatgccatgttttttgtttttgcctttttacgccatgtgcctgtttttcttaatctagttttgccacgcaaagtgtgatttttagttattttgtactttgcCTTTGACCACACTGAgtgagatttttggtttttgtattgttttgccctcctggctttgaataaaggagCTTTTTTTAGCCTTATCCGCTccatgcctctgcatttgtgtcctcctcctgacaaACCCTGGCAGAACTAGGTCCATTCATTCTGACATGTGGACACCAAGTGAATGATCATAACTAGCTGCTAATAAAGAGCTGAATGAATGGAACTATGTATATTCCAATATAATCTGACGTATCAGTATTTCAAATGCAGAATTTACAAAAATCTTTTTTCAAGGAATTATGAGAGAAAGCTGTGAAATCACAGTGAAAATGTCCTTTTGGATGCTTCCATGATATCAGTTGGTGACGGTGATGGGGCAGATcataagggtgtgtgtgtgtgcaaattgGGGCATGCCCACTTGTTGAACCCTTTGTCCACACACAACAATACAGCCATAGTGTGCTTGACAAAGACATTCactgaaaacagcacaaagctgaACAGACAGAGACTCTTTGTGGACTCTGGGGGCTCAGTGCTGTCCTCAGCTTCTGTgaggaaacatgcaggaaaCAGAACACAGTCTGAAATCCAAAGTCCACAGTGAACAGGCATGTTCTACCTACTGCTGGGAGTCTCAGAGATTAGAAACAGCTCACCATTCCTctgtttacaacaacaacaacagggacCGTCACATGATCAGACTTCACTGATGAAGAAAGGAGATTTGTTTGAATACTTTATTcatatgaaaaaacacacaaaacacatacatacatacatttaccCCAGTTGGTTCTGATCAGGGTTTTGTTAAGTTTGGAGTAGATGGAGTCCTCTGCACACTCTCTCTTGGTTTATGTTGAGGCAGCACTGAGAGCAACATGATCATTTTAATGTGTACAAGTTCACAgaatataagataaaaacattttgaaatttaattgaacaaattaaacaaattaGTTTAACAAATTAAAGACCTTGATCAGCTCGTCTCAGAAAGGACACATGCTATCATTAACAACAAGTAGGAGGATGTGAGTGAGACTATACCAACACATGAGCTCAGTAACGTGGAAGAGAGTAATTTacttatttttcatttcaaaaaGATGCACATTGTCATAAAGGGTCATATACAGTCATATACAGAAGGCTTCTTTAGGTCAGGACGGTGTcagtgtcagggtttgtggtgtgggaggacacagttgcagagagcagagcagtttcaaaattaaaagcagtcttttatttaacgccaggagggcaaaaggcaaaaagtaacaaactaaaaatcacacttgacaTGGAAAAGCCACTACAGGGCAAAAACAAACCTAAATCAAAGCATGGCAAACAAAAGGCATGCCATGGCATGGCATAGCATGGCATAACCTGGTCACGTGGCTGTAACATGGCATGGCAGAGACGAAGACAAGACTAAAACACAACCCCCTTGggtgatgtcaagacaaactggcagagagtgcagggaagacaaagactaaatacacagggaccagggaagacaacgagacacaggtgacacacatgagggcagggcaggtaatcaacgaggagggaaaacacaggaagtaaaacacaagacaataaacagggaggacaggactaccaaagtaaaacaggaaacacaagacaagactagacaacaaaacacaaaccagggaaacaccaggactacaggaaaacaacaataactaaacacagattaaactaaaaacccaaaacaaggaaatcaaaaccataaacaaacaccaggttGTGACACAGTGCAATGTTTCCTCTCTGCGTTGTCATGTATCCGTCCATCCCTTCATGTatcagtccatctgtctgaAGCAGTTTGACTACAAAGGACATTCAGGAGCTCAGTAAACACTAAAATGATTTTTGTGCCTGCAGTGGATCTGTTTCCATCTGAAACAACACCTGTTCACAGCAGCTGCTATTATCCCGAGCTGTGTCGCTATGACAACAAATCTGCAGctcttttaaattaaaaacggataaaataaggtcatcagcacagaaacactcaAAGTTCCTCAGAGTGCACAGCGACAGTTTGCATGTTGATGTGACATGTTTGTCCACTGTCTGTGGAAACGTTTACATGATACATGTTTCCACAGAAATGTTCAATGACAACTTTGAAATAACGGACACATCTTTCCACCAACTTTGAATTGAACTGAGTAAAAAGTACGCTGTGAAACAGAGCATCCACATCAACAGACTTATTATGTCTGAACACtgacatcattacagagctgaACAGAGTCTGTCTATGAGgagatatatgatatatatatatatatatatatatcatagatATATCTATGATATATATactaattatatatatatattatatattttacaaaGATGATATTAGAAAACATGACGTTTGTTTCCTTCagtgagctgtgtttgtttcagtgttcagGTTTGTGTCCTCTCGGGGCTCAGTGCTGTCCTCAGCTTCTGTgaggaaacatgcaggaaaCATATTGATAACATGTAAATGAATGGAGAGCTTCAGTCTGACATTAAAGTGTTATTTCAGAGTGTCAGAATATCTGTCATGTGTAGACTCAGCATTAAAGATTTATTAGTTTGTTAAAGTTAcgacatcaaaataaaacatagctCACCTTTCTTCATTTTATAAGCCATGTATCCACCTGCAGTTGCCATGACgacgacaacaacaactgcagcaaTGACAGGGACGGTCAGGTTATCAGGCTTCACTGATgagaagagaagaacaaaagattaagaagagatttattataatttaaactAAGTGAAAGAccaaaaaatattaaatcaaTCTACCTCTGTTGGTTCTGATCAGGGTTCCATCCAgctcagtgatgatcctgtccACAGCACcaacaaactgaaacacacagtggtacctcctccagtcttcagctgatgaaacattcagatcaacactcatctggaaggttccatcatggttggggaggatctctccgtgctccacaccttcatgaatctcctctccatctttgctccagaacatcagggctctgtcagggtagaaacctgtagcgtggcagctgactgcagaggagggagtcttctggaggagagacactgagggaggatCTGGAGGGAGGAGATCAGGCAGAGATAatggaggtagagagagagaaaagaaacaagaagacaTCACTaacttttatatataaatataaatgcattgtGTCAATGTAAGTTTTAAAACTTGTAGAGTCCATAACAACCTGCAGAGGACTGATTCACTGAGTTTATCTGGTTTCTGGACTCACACAGATCTAAACATCAACTTGACTAATTGTTGGAGGAAAGTAACCACAAAGTAATAATTCTATTTTACTGCTGgagaaataacacaaagaacCAACCTGTTCTCATCAGAGATTTTCTCCCATATTCCAGAAACCTCTGCAGCAAGTATGGGAAACGATGATTAATGAGGTCCTTATAATACTCTATTATGGTGGTGTTTCTGTCCCATATCTGTTTAATGATGCTGGCTTGAGGACTCAGAGCGATCCATTTGAGGGTCTTCAGATCTAATCTAAGGAAGTCttctccattataaccacaaTGTACAAATCCAGAAAACTGTCCTGTTGTTTCATCCAGTTCACAGCCAGGTATACACTGTAAGATGGCacctgagagagaaagggggggagTGGTTCAATCTGTAAAAACTAACAATCTGAGTCACTTagatttcattttaaacatgtagtGAAACATGATACTGTACCTTCAGTTTGGAGGGTTCGTGTCAAATTATAAATTACATGTTTGAAGAAAAAAGGTATAATCACGAAGCACTCCTGACGGCCTGCCTGTAATACCTCAGGATCCTCGTTATATAATTTAACCACCCAGTCCTGTTTTGGTTTAAATATCTTGTTGGTGCTGTCACATTGGTTCACCACCACATCATCAACCTTTCCAAAAAACATGAACTCTGACACATTCTGGAGTCCAGAGGATGCAGTTCTGTAACACTTAAATGAGTGTttcactgcaggagaaacatggatgatgtcagtgaataaataaatacaaatatgatcattaatatgatgcattcagtgttctcatgaacttgtggagcagaaataaagatgataaagaatgtgttcttacctgctgatgaaatgtgacagaagagaaacaacaagaagaacaaacacatctgattcTTCATGGTTAAACAGATGTCTGACagaagaagcagctggtggagctccTTTAGAAGAGACTGGCAGAATCTGAAaggaacacagctgatgtgtgtgaacctgctgaacAGATAAACATCTAAAGAAATATTCATGAACCTACATGAGCTTTTAAAGACTTATTGTTCCAGCATGGTGCAGACAAGATCATAGCAACAATCaagaaataatgtgtgtgattatttttatttacttgacAGAGATGTTTGTCATTAATCACAAAACTGTGAGATTTTGTCTGTATGTAAAAACTCAGGGATTCTGCTTTTGCAGTTTTACTTACATATTCTGATTAAAGATCAGATGTtggttcttttttctgtttcctcataTCACTGTAACACAACACATACATTTTGTGTCCAGCTTCATTAGAGGAGACTGAATCTGAAAGTAAAAGTTCATGTGTGAACCTGTTAGACAGATCAGAGCTTATAGAGACAGAGAACATCTTCATGTGTGAAACGTTTGTTTATAATTCATCACAAAAACGTGAGTTTGAagtctgtgtgtaaaaacagaagcaacatgaacacacagtgtttgtgctaCAGTctgagaggagcagcagtccaagtgaaaactgaaactgatggtccaacatgtttgtgtgaagtCTGCTGTTCTGTTACAGAACCAACACCCACTGAGTCactgtgaaagtgaaagtgttaATGATTTATTTGAGAAATGTTCCTTTGTCCATATTTCACAACACATTTTCTAACTCTCACAAACTCGCCTCTTTCTCTCAGGCTGGTCAGAGTTACAGTCAGCATGTGAGTGAACAAgtgaaaacatcaacacaacatgcTCCATCCATCATAAATGTGAGCGCTAAGTGCGTTTTTTCCCTTAAAACAGCTCCGTTAGACGGCGCCCTgctgtgaggagctgcaggctgaaCCGACAGACTGACAACAAACGTTATGaccagtgtgcgtgtgtgtgtgtgtgttttaaacctaCCTACGGATGAGACGTGCCAGACGCGCAGCAGTGAAAGTAACGGTACCATCTCTTTGTGTTCTTGTTGTGTTCAGAGGGCTGGGCTGCTTCTAGCAGGACAggagctgtgtcccaattcagggtctgcatccttcggaggacgcagcctacgagGTCTAAAGATTCCgcatcctccggaggatcctcaatcgttggtaaatgggacggtctggccttcaaagcacttcctgattgtggcgcgacgtcataaattttgccccgggaaaaacaaaagcagcgacagcgacacaacacggactacacaacaagcgggacaacagtgtggatttagaaatttggaattttttaatatatttatttgttgttggaggaagaggagaggcggctccagcggcagcaaaaccggtgacggttcattttcttcaggctgggagagcgcagtggggaggtgacggtaagctgctatttaatattattaatcataattattataccagttactgagcaaacgctagccatataaccagtagatagacaaatatgattaaatgtaatttatattttattcaattctaagacttgatacagggtctgtttgtaattttaatactttaaattaaatagctaaatgtgtacgaaccctgcaaataaccctgaaaccactgctttaatgtgtcattaagcatcaggtctgtcactacaccagagaattactgctgggtggaggagagtggggctccctggcaggaccagctgtctgtcctggaggaggtgtactgaccatcatcacctttggagggtgaggatacatattttaagctgctttggaagccgctctgttgaagttattatttttatttttgccctttttaaaaacatctttagtaacatggcagccgccgatcgtcagctctgcaaaccctgatggacgatgtggtggacagaggagacaggcacccccctcctccagatgatgtcccactcacagccagaggactccaaggtcttcatcgtggcatcatccagtccagcagcaccaaggactcctgctcagccaaacatttacatATATGTTCTTAGTATTTTCTgatgatcttttataaataatagattgtacattttcataatgcccacattgctttattcatgttttgccataaaacgtatattgggctataacggcacaaaGTATAACTGCTAACAATGTAGTTCGTTTAGCTGGCAGGGATTGGCTCGTTTCATTTGCGACAGCAGTGACGTCATTGACGACGACACAAAATGAGGTgattctgctgatcttttataaataataaactgtacattttcataatgcccactggtaaatagttagaaatgttcaaactgtgtctttgtaaatattgtacataacagaacaataaatgatttactgttgtcactgagaagttgttcaaaagtttacttcaattataaataggtaatgaaacacataatgtaacaaggttagaagagtttaagaagtTAGAGTTaagaagaacacagagacaagaacaatttgaattggaacacagctgtAGTGTCCATCCCATGGTCTTTTAGcaatatgtcccatcatgcattgtgccacctgtcttataaatacaATGATCATTTAAAGACTGTAGCATGACCGGCTGAGTTtgctttattcatgttttgccataaaacgtatattgggctataacggcacaaaGTATAACT
This region of Parambassis ranga chromosome 2, fParRan2.1, whole genome shotgun sequence genomic DNA includes:
- the LOC114432348 gene encoding major histocompatibility complex class I-related gene protein-like isoform X2; its protein translation is MKNQMCLFFLLFLFCHISSAGAILQCIPGCELDETTGQFSGFVHCGYNGEDFLRLDLKTLKWIALSPQASIIKQIWDRNTTIIEYYKDLINHRFPYLLQRFLEYGRKSLMRTDPPSVSLLQKTPSSAVSCHATGFYPDRALMFWSKDGEEIHEGVEHGEILPNHDGTFQMSVDLNVSSAEDWRRYHCVFQFVGAVDRIITELDGTLIRTNRVKPDNLTVPVIAAVVVVVVMATAGGYMAYKMKKEAEDSTEPREDTNLNTETNTAH
- the LOC114432348 gene encoding major histocompatibility complex class I-related gene protein-like isoform X1; translation: MKNQMCLFFLLFLFCHISSAVKHSFKCYRTASSGLQNVSEFMFFGKVDDVVVNQCDSTNKIFKPKQDWVVKLYNEDPEVLQAGRQECFVIIPFFFKHVIYNLTRTLQTEGAILQCIPGCELDETTGQFSGFVHCGYNGEDFLRLDLKTLKWIALSPQASIIKQIWDRNTTIIEYYKDLINHRFPYLLQRFLEYGRKSLMRTDPPSVSLLQKTPSSAVSCHATGFYPDRALMFWSKDGEEIHEGVEHGEILPNHDGTFQMSVDLNVSSAEDWRRYHCVFQFVGAVDRIITELDGTLIRTNRVKPDNLTVPVIAAVVVVVVMATAGGYMAYKMKKEAEDSTEPREDTNLNTETNTAH